One part of the Sander vitreus isolate 19-12246 chromosome 10, sanVit1, whole genome shotgun sequence genome encodes these proteins:
- the LOC144523999 gene encoding POU domain, class 3, transcription factor 4-like, with translation MATAASSPYTLLSSSPMIHPDSQAMQPASPYRGHQKLLQSDYLQSVQSNGHPLGHQWASSLSEGSPWSASMEQQDVKPGREDLQLGIIHHRSSHVAHHSPHHNNHGNHPGAWGTPVSHNSSITSGQQINIYSQTGFNVNGMLDHGGLTPPPNPQGQGMHPGLRDTLSPEHSDLGGHHCHDHSDEETPTSDELEHFAKQFKQRRIKLGFTQADVGLALGTLYGNVFSQTTICRFEALQLSFKNMCKLKPLLNKWLEEADSSTGSASSIDKIAAQGRKRKKRTSIEVSVKGVLETHFLKCPKPSAPEITSLADSLQLEKEVVRVWFCNRRQKEKRMTPPGEPPPHEGPYSHSGSAGDASSCHDL, from the coding sequence ATGGCcacagctgcctccagcccctacACCCTGCTCAGCTCCAGTCCCATGATCCACCCGGACAGCCAGGCCATGCAGCCTGCTAGCCCCTACAGAGGCCACCAGAAACTCCTCCAAAGTGACTACCTGCAGAGCGTCCAGAGCAACGGACACCCTCTCGGGCACCAGTGGGCGAGCAGTCTGTCGGAGGGCAGCCCCTGGTCGGCCTCCAtggagcagcaggacgtaaaaCCCGGCCGAGAGGACCTGCAGCTTGGCATCATCCATCATCGCTCCTCGCACGTAGCGCATCACTCCCCTCATCACAACAACCATGGCAACCACCCGGGAGCCTGGGGAACTCCAGTGTCCCATAACTCCTCCATCACCAGCGGGCAGCAGATTAACATCTACTCGCAGACGGGCTTCAATGTCAACGGCATGCTGGACCACGGTGGTCTCACACCTCCACCCAACCCGCAGGGCCAAGGCATGCACCCGGGCCTCAGGGACACGCTCAGCCCCGAGCACAGCGACCTCGGCGGCCACCACTGCCACGACCACTCCGACGAGGAGACGCCGACTTCGGACGAGCTGGAGCACTTTGCCAAGCAGTTCAAACAGCGGAGGATCAAGCTGGGCTTCACGCAGGCGGACGTGGGTTTGGCTCTGGGCACGCTGTACGGGAACGTCTTTTCCCAAACCACCATCTGCAGGTTCGAGGCTCTGCAGCTGAGCTTTAAAAACATGTGCAAACTAAAGCCGCTGCTGAACAAGTGGCTGGAGGAGGCAGATTCGTCCACAGGCAGCGCTAGCAGTATAGACAAGATAGCAGCtcaggggaggaagaggaagaagaggacatCCATCGAGGTCAGCGTCAAGGGGGTTCTGGAGACGCACTTTCTCAAGTGTCCCAAACCCTCCGCGCCGGAGATCACCTCGCTGGCGGACTCGCTGCAGCTGGAGAAGGAGGTGGTGCGCGTGTGGTTCTGCAACCGGAGGCAGAAGGAGAAGCGCATGACGCCGCCGGGAGAGCCGCCGCCGCACGAGGGACCCTATTCTCACAGCGGGAGCGCGGGAGACGCCTCCTCGTGCCATGATCTCTGA